The window ACTCCATCAATTTCAGAAACTATAACATCAAACCCAAAGGTTGAGCAACAAATAGTGTAGAGAGATGTCATTCTATAGCTATTTGGGATTGAAATGCTATCAAATATACTAAACATCCACGGGCTAGGAAAATTCAGCATATATAAAGATTGATTTTGAAGCGACAACACCAATTAACAGCAATCTGTAAACATGCTAATAAAAACATAAACCAGTGTAACACTGCACTGTGCTGAACATTCCATATAATTCCACAGTAAGAATTGAAGAAGCTGCTGAATCAAAGTAAAAATTCATTATAGAACTCGTATAACAGCTGAATCATACTTACTTGCCAGAGTGAAGAATCATTCTAACAAAGCCAACTAGCGGAACAGTGTCTTCCAAAATCTGGTCCTCCCAATCGACCCATTCTTCGTCTTCCTTATCTTTGTAAATTCTCTTCCCATGAtgttcctcctcctcctcctcctcctcatctTCAGAAATCACATCCAACTCCTTCCCTGTGGAGACAACCGGCTTCCTAATTAAGTCCGAACCATCGGATCCAGTCTTTAGGGCATGAAGACGCGAACTAAGAAAAGTCGTTCGACAAAAAGGGAAACAGAAAATAGGAGAAGAGGAATGAAGAAAGATAGGGTTGGAGTAGGCGTGCAGGTTGAGGCACGGTGGTGGTTTAAATAAAGAAGTCATTGGTAATCCGGCGAGAAGTATTAGTTAATTGGTGGTAAGAATGGGCGGTTCAGTGAAGAGTAGCCATTTGGGTATGGAAGGTTGAAGAAGAGAGGAAGCGGTTAATGGTGTTGCCACTTATCGACACAACACCCGTCCGTCGGTCATCAGAGAAGTTGAATGGAAATCTATAACGGATAAAATGGTCCGAGTAGGATATGTCATACCCTCTTCTTTTGCATTTGGGCTTTCACCTTAAACGTTATTTGGGCTTCATGCAACTAAATTGGGTACGTTGCATCAATGGTATAGTCACATTCTAGCACCTAGACTTcgttctttatttattttttttggtccaAAAATATACATCAGGTGAAGATAAATCTACAATTTTGTACCTTTACCGGTAAGTGACCGAGCAACAcgccatttttaattaaaagtatGACTCGTCATACATTCaactaacataaaaaaataatactacTCTTTAATCTTTTCCCTCCCAAATGATCAACATCAATTCTAAAAATCTATTATTTAGATCTCAACTCTCCCTTCACATATTCAAACATGAATCCTCAAATCAATAAAGCTATAAATCCCCCATAATTAGTTTAATGTAATCTTGAAAACCCCAATCTTGCAATACTTGCAATTGTTTGAACTCAAAGGACACTAAAGATGACGTTGTCGTATAATTCAAGAGACTGGATTTGTCATTATGGCTTGCAAGCACTTCTTATAACTTCGTAGAATAATGTGTAAGTTAATTAGTTATTTTCctctatgtttttttttcgcCCTTTCACTTCTCTCTTGTCTATTGTTTTTCCTCTGAGTGAGATTATTAAGTTTTGTGCTTTCCATTTAAAGAAATCAAATTCCTGCAATTTCTTTGAGTGGCTTGACCCACCAATAATGAAATAACAAAGTTTTTTATCCTTATACTTTCGAGAAAGCTTAATAGAATTGAAAGAGAATGTGCAACATTGAAAGCAACGAGAGGCAAcatgaaatagaaagataaagGCCCTGTTTTGGTAAACaacgttttgggataaaaagagtggttttgaccaactttagaggtttgaccactgaaaccgctaattggagtgtttggtggagagatgtttgggagagagttttgggatgaaaacgccaatttagaaaaagctcttaaaaggagctttttcaattagcgttttgcaatattaaaattaatggacttctttaaccctaatagatagactccctcttctcctgcgccaaaattaatgcccttattcgtctttttgcacaaaccgctattatcaatcagctaatttttaccaaacaggtctacacaaacagctagtcaaatcagctagtcaaatcagctaatgtaatcagctaacagctaacgtaatcaactaacagctaacagctaattcccaaacaggaccAATGTGAaatggagagagaaagtgaaaggCAAATGCAGAATATGATGGGAAttgaaagagaaaagaaaagcgacACAAGTTGTAGCTCGAAACAGAAGTTTCTTGTTAATCTATTGGTTtgtgtatttattattttagtgTATTATGTATCAAGCTAGTTAAATGGAATTGTAAGGtgatgtattttattttaatttatttcattttcattttcatgtgtTTGGTTAACAACTCTATGAAATGAAGAAATTTTATTGGTTCATTTTTGTTGTTGGTTTTTATTTGAAGCTGAATTGGTTACCAAATTTATAACATGTAACTTAACAAAAtgaaaattgtttatttgacattgctTATCTTCTATTAGACCGAGTAGAGTACGGTAGTGTTCATCATTTTCTTTAAGGTGCGATTTTTACACTCTGCCACTCCATTAGACCGAGGAGAGTACGGTAGTGTTACCTCGTGAATAATTCCATGTTGGAAGAAGAACTCGTAAAATGGTTCAACATATTGCCATCATGATCTCTTCTAACCACTTTAATCTTTTTATTAAGTTAGTTTTGTACTTCCTGTTTATAGAGAATAAATTTTTCTATAACCCCGAGAACATTTTATAAAACTCTTGTACTCTCGAGTTCGGaggattttgtttttttattcatcccgggttttgtattttcttttgaGCAAATATACATAACAATATCTTGTACTGTTGTcaataaaagtaaataaaatatttattacgtCCTCTAACTTGAATAAAGTTTAAGTCATAAATATCATTAAATATCAAATCAAacggttttgtttttctttccattGAATGAAAGGAAGACCTTGTTAATTTGGACTCAacacaaattttatatttatgtttataatCAATTTGGAATGAAGGGGTATgatctaaattaattaatatacacATCATAATTAACATGTCCAAGTCTATCATGCCATAAATTAAATGACTCAATGATATAAGCAGAAAAAACACCATTCTTATTAATATTCATTAAACTTGGATTACACGAAATTGTATTGAATTTCCACATCCCATTTGATATATAACTTTTCCTCATACATTCCCCTTTAGGTAAAACAAAATTTTCAGCTTCAAAGACCATCCTAAAATCGTGTGCACTAAGGAGGCTTCCTGAAACTAGGTTATTCCGAATGTCTGGCACATACAAGATCTTCTGTAGTTTCATTTCCTTCCTAGAAGCCATCTTCAGAATTACAGTTCTGGTCCCCTTGATCTTCGAGGTAGAAAAATTGTCCATAAAGAGCTTCTCTCCAGTTTGAGGAGTCGGTTTAATAAATGACTTCTTATCACAATAAACATTATGTGTGGCACTGATTTCAACCACCATTCATTTGGGTTGGAATCAACCATGTTGACCATTGAGACCATAACACACAGATCGATATCAAATACATCTTGTGCTACGATTTCTATAATGTTTGCTTCATTTGGCCTGACCCTCTTCGGCAGCCTATGGTCATATGACTTGTATCCCATCTTATCACAATTGTAGCATTTTgcattgaattttatattattggATATGCCATGGGACCATATTTTGGCTTATTGCCTTTCTTGGAGTTTTTTTAGTCTTCGTCATATTGGCCCTAGCCACTGACTGACTAGGCACATTGGAGACATTCTTCGTTATGCCTCTATTGTCCTCCTCAATTCAGATTTGGATAATAAGTTCCTTAATTGTCATTTTCTTTCGCTTATACTTAaagtaatttttgaaatatttccaTTAAGGCCGCAATTTTTCTATTATTACTGCCATTTAGAACAATTTAGAGATTGACATACATTCGATATGAATTTCATGGATAATAAGTTGTAATTCTTGCACTTTACTTACAACTTTTTTGGAATCGACCAtattaaaattcaaaaattgaCTGACTAAGAATTTCTTAGCAGCGATATCGTctgatttatatttatagtcCAGAGATTCTATCAGTTCCTTTGTTGTTTGCTTGACTTGATAAACATTATAAAGTTCATCACTCAGGTCGTTCCAAATTTAATTACAACAAAGAAAGTCAGAGTATCTTCATGCTTCCATTTCATTAAAGTTGGTAGCAACATTTACCTCATCCTCTCTAATTACATGAGGATAATCCTTTAAGCACTTTGCCAATTTAAGTATGGTTAGATAAAATAACAATTTTTGTTGCCATGTTTTGAAATTCACACTGATGAACTTTTCAGGGCATTCACTGTGGCTGACAGATGTTGGCACAAATACTAATAGACTAGTAGCCTCTAGAGTGATTGTGTTCTCATTAGTCTTAGAACTGATCCCTCTCACTTCTCAATTTCAACCATTGTTACTGAAATTTCAAACAGCTTAAGTAAGAATAAAAAACAACAATCTGATTTAACCAAATAGAAAAATGAATATAAATAAATCGATAGAGtgcattttattatattcttttaGAACATTCCCAAGACAAATTTTTGTcaacaataaaaaaagaattaaaaaattcGTTCGAAACaatatatttgtatgtgttctttggaaaaatagaaaacaatatatatgtatgtctTCAAAATGTTGTCTTTGATCATTCGAAATGAAAATAGAATACATAAATACTAAATTTGAAGTGACAGAAATTAAGCAAAAGTATGTAAAAGTGTATGAAACACTTGAACTGGAATCATTAGAacataattacaaaaatatgagGTATGTATTAGCAGTCTCCTTAAGTCAGATTTCAttgctattgacgatcgtctcatTTGATACAACAAATTATGTAAGTGAACTCTTACTGTGTATAAGGCGTTATCATCggacaaagaagaagaagaatacgaGAAAACAGAGAGCATGATAATTTAAGAGAGTAGAATTtggaattttatatttttgcaGTACATGAAAACTAACAGTTTGATTTCGTATAGATAAAACTCGAACAGACACGACTATTCACAAACAGAACTGAGTTTGAGGAACAATGTGACTGttggaattaaaattaattaaaaaattacgaACAAAACTCAACTCAGACTAttttaaggataaaaaaaatgggCCAAAGGAAAAGTTGGCAGACCCAAGGACTCCCATTTTGGTGCGGCATTCACGTTGCCCACGTTGTGCGGGTACGCCCCTAATTTGATGGTGTTTCGACATTCCCCCACACGAGAGAGCCTTTCCTCTAATAATTGGTTAAAGGCTTGTAAAATCcttttacttataaactagtggAAATTCTCATTTCTTTCATACGTGGGATGATGAAACTTAATTTCCTTTTGTCCTCTTCAAAGCCATTTCAAGTGgttcactttgagcatcaatttctcattcgTTACTTGTCCGTTTTGAGCTTATAATATACTGTTAAAAAGATCACATGGTATACAATACATTGATGTATTTCAAGTTATTTTAAACTCCATTTATCCGTCATATATTTAAGActcaagttgacaaaaaataacaaaccaaaattattattttaatacaaAATTTCCAACACTCTTTCCCCTCCCCCCCTCTATTCctctctatctctcttttatAACTCTACAAGAAAGGAAACAATTTTTGATATAAAGATTAAGCTTGAGGACAAGACTATTTATAGTCTACCAGGAAATTAAAATTGTCAACATTTCCAACTGGTATTTCAGTATTTATTGCATCGAAAGAATTCACGTGCTTTTCAAACATTTGTTAATATTTTCAATTGGTATTTTGATGTATTATTGCACCCAAAGAATTCATACACTTCTCAAACAATTGTCAAATATTTCAGTGTATTATTGCATCGAAAGAATTGACATACTTttcaaataattatttataattaaatccTATAAATCTTCCTCCCTATATTGGGAAGATACCAAAAACTCCTGCCAATCAAACGCAGTTCTCAAACAATTGTCAGGTATTTCGATGTATTATTACATCGAAAGAATTTAAGCGCTTTTCAAACAATTAGTTGTAGTTGAACCCTACAAATCTTCCCCTCCAAATATATAGAGAGGACACCAAAAAAGatctttaattaattgaaaCTCATGCCAATCTTCTCAAccaattaattgtaattttttttttggtaagaaggaaagaaaaaaaacaaacaaacaaaaacctagcctgggattagcctagggaagctaaccccgaTACTATCCTCTAACAGAAGAGACGAGAGAAAAGAAGGGGGAGccgaaagggtagaaacacctaacgaCCCCTCATGACCAGCAGCAGCCAAccaattaattgtaattaaatCCTACAAATATTTCCCCTCATATAttgaaaaaacaccaaaaaaagaTCTTTCATTGAAACTCCTACAAATTAAATGCATTTCTCAAACAATTGTCAGGTATTTCGATGTAGTATTACATTGAAAGATTTTAGCACTTCTCAAACAATTAGTTGTAGTTGAATCCTACAAATAGTCCCCTCCAAATATATAGGGAAGATactaaaaaaaatctttaattaattgaaaCTCACGTCTTCTCAAATaattatttgtaattaaatCCTACAAATCTTCCTCCCACATATTGAAAAGATACCAAAAAAGATCTTTAATTGATACTTCTGTCAATCAAACACACTTCTCAAACAATTGTCAGGTATTTCGTTGTATTATTGTATCGAAAGAATTTATGCACTTCTCAAACAATTAGCAGAGTTAGTTTTGGGAGTTTCAGGAAAGGATAACGGAAATAAGATATTTCATTCcttttgttggtgtttgttttattaattcaatcattccatttatcattttttagttttgggtttaTCCATAACTTCTCTAATCACATTCCCCAACCTCCGGGGTTTCCATTCTTTTTCTCATCTCTTACTAATTTGAATCTACCATTcttataaaattctattttagtctctgttttattttttaatttttatttggtccatatatttatgtatttttatttttttaatccttggattaatttcacttttgatccttatatgtatgtattttttttattttttcctcaaaaaatatttttgactatattttactttttgatttttagtttgatccttatattttttagttatatttttttatgtcatAAAccaatttcacttttgatccttgtacttatttgtttttatttttttatcttgacaaatatttttcctttatcatattattcaaatttagtatttatttttagttattttaaaataattattatttttaaataaaatgtttatgcattttctttgatttattttatttcagtttttcaTGTTTCACCGTCTTTTGGTTTTAATGGTTGAAGtaattgattttcattcttatatttacatgtaattaatttattaatacagACACATGTATGTAtagaaattattgttaaaaGCACAATTCTTATTTAGTACATCGTTTGAACCAAACAACCAAAAAGAGAATAAGATGTGTATCATTCCTTTTGTGGAACTGAAACAAACAGATAAGAGAATTCATAATTATTTCATTCTTTTCTCCttatttccctttttttttattccatTATGTTACCCCTAAGTGAACCAAATGTCCCCTTAATTGTAGTTGAATACTACAAATCTTCCTCTCCACGTGCATAGGGAAGATACCAAAAAAAGATCTTTAATTGATTCAAACCCATATCAATCAAGCAAATaattatttgtaattaaatCCTACAAATCTTCCCCTATATATTGGGAAGATACAAAAAAGATCTTTAATCAAACTCATGCGAATCCAACACACTTCTCAAACAATTGTGAGATATTTCGATTTACATTGCTCTTTctcaaataattatttatagttGAATTTTATAAATCTTCTACGaagaaaataccaaaaaatatctttaattaattgaaaCTCATGCCAATCAAACACGTTTCTCAAATTATTTCCAGATATTTCGGTGTATTATTGTATGGAAAGAATTTAGTATGCAAATGAATCTTACAAATCTATTCCTCTAAATACATAggaaaaatactaaaaaaaacatCTTGAAACTCATGCCAATCAATTTATTACATTTTTCTAGCAATATGATTTTTGATACAATTTACCTTCAAATTTTTGGTTGTCATTCGTAAAGAGTCCGTCTTGAAGACCACATTGACTATGGACCCGTGAATCTCACGTTTGAATTTCCATGTCATAATTTAATGGACCACAAAAATTCCATGATACCACCCGTAGCCCAAGTGGACAGAACTACATTGTTTCAGCAAGTTCGGACCAGCACGCACCACCATAAACGCGCATAAAATAACATTCAACTACTTCAAAATTCTTTATCCACTCTCACTCTTAAAAGTTGTCCTACACCATGCAatagaattaattaaatctCCGAACCAATCAGCAGGACCCGTTTCCTACACGCGCTAGTTGTCGTTTCCATATAAATCTCATGGCCGACGGTATATTAGCTATCAAGTTGCCAAAAGGCagcgaagaaaagaaaaaggcctCCCTGTCTCTCTTCAGTCTTCacgttttataaatttttatttattgtttaaaaAGTCGGAAATGATTAAAATTCCAGTTCATGAGATCAAAACGATGGCGTTGCTCGCACTCCATTCCCTAGATAGAGATTAGAAACCccacaaaaataaaaagagaatttaagaaaaataaaaataaaaaatataacaccagcaaacaaacaaaagaaatgggAGATAAGACAGCATTTTCAAGCCGTATATATAAATACATGCCAGTTCATTTCCTTTCGAATTCGCCCTTTCTATCTATCTCGGTCATTTCCTTGTACACTGACTGACAACCCACCCCCCTAGATCTCTCCTCGAAATTGTAAACTGAACCTTCTAAATCAATTCTCCTAttctcttccttttttcttctcttctcaTTGTTTTCAGTTTCATCTGGTTTCGGATCATTATGGAAGGCGCTGGCGATGGTACTGTGAAGCTTAGTGCTCTCTACTTGAGACCCGATCGGAACGGCTTGGACTCTGGCGCCGATGTGTCCGTTTCATCGCCAGTGACTAGAcagaaagctgctgctgctaaGCAGTTCATAGAGAATCACTATAAGAACTACTATCAAGGACTGCAAGATCGAAAAGAGAGGTGCATAATTCGATTGATCCTTGTATCTCTTACTTTCTTTTCTATTATAGATTTTCTTCAGTTTAGATGATTTGTTGTTGCTGTAATTGAAGTCAATGATAGGTCAAACCTTCAATGCATATTGTccgaatttttttataatttaatttattttgtttgtgtTTTAGGTAGATTTGGAAATTTTCATCCATGATTTCTAGTTGCGATCAGCATTGTATGTCTTGATCTTCGTTGACTGGTTTATTAATTCGCTATGCATATATATGATGAGTAACCTAAATGGGAACGCGATTTAATGAAGCAAGTCCTAACTCTGTTTTAGACGTCAAGCACTTCAAAGAAGAGCAAAAGAAGCTGATGTATCAAATGAAGAGCAAGAGCAGATGCTGCGGAATCTTGAACGCAGAGAAACAGAGTATATGAGACTGCAACGGCGTAAGATTGGAATGGATGACTTTGAACAGTTAACTGTGATCGGAAAAGGTGCATTTGGTGAggtacattatttttattattattattacgatCATATAACGACTTGCCGTTATTCCTTTTCTTGTTTACGAAAGCATGTATCATTACTTTTTGGATTATGGTGAGAAAATCTAGACGCTGAAGTACCACTATTAGTATGCCAATTGTTTACATTTTGGTGATTTGGCCAATTGGGGCGTATTTCTCATTGCCATTTCAATCTTATTGGCGTATCTTCATAATCTGATCTGGTCTTTGGATATTAAAAGACacctaatttattattatgttcaACAATTTCAGGTCAGATTATGCCGTGCCAAAAGCACCGGAGAGATATTTGCCATGAAGAAACTGAAGAAGTCTGAGATGCTTAGCCGTGGGCAGGTGAGAACTCCAACTTAAGTTTGGCTACGTATTTTGAATAATTATTCGTGGGATTTGAATGCTTAGCACTTCCTTTTGTCAAATGCTTaagttaattttttataattatgttaTGAACACGGACTTGAGATCTTGTTATGGGACCTTGCACCCTAAAGTCTCTAGGAAGAATGCTTAAAAGTCTTCCTTCCCTTACCTATCTTGTTGAAACGGTTAGGAGCTATCTCTTTAAGGGTTTAATTGGATTTTGAACTGATGCTATTTTATTAATGATCTCCCCTTTAAATAGAAGAGACAGAATTATAAAATAGCAATAGTGCTAGCTAGGGCTGCATAGGCAGCAATTGATTACGAATAGGAAACAACAACTAATTAGGAAAAGAGAATAGCCACTATTAATGCATGAATCTTAAATAGACAGAAACTATTATAACTGAAACAAATCATAGATGGAAAATAATTAATGCGTGACTCCTAATTAGGACTCTAAAACATAATACTAATTAGGACTAACAGTAACAGCTCGTTCATGACAAATTACTTTAAGCAATGCTGAGTTTGGAgcacaattttaattaaagcaTTCCAAACTTTGAATTGGATATACAGACAGAGCCTGGCCTTTCCTTACTATTGGAGTGTGTCTAATTTTCTCATCAATTTTCATTAGTTGTGTGCCATCACACTGGAAATAACTTGTACACTGCAGAGAGTAAGGCTTTGTATATTCAAGTTAGTTGTCTGATTCAACAGATTAGTGTGATTACTTGTGTAGCATCAGTAAGTAGATTCTTTCACAACTATCATTAAGAAATATATAATGCACTGGCAACCAAAAGATGGTGAATTCAGCTGATAAAAAAGTAGGGTCTCTAGGATACAGCATTTTGAGGTGtttgaattttgaattgaaataaacttGCGTGATCCCTTTTCTCTTTTACGATGAAGACTAATCCTTCTTTCCTCTGCCGGTTTTAAGGTTGAACATGTTCGATCTGAGAGGAACTTACTTGCAGAAGTTGATAGTCGATGCATCGTAAAACTTTTCTATTCTTTCCAAGATTCTGATTTCTTATACCTTATCATGGAGTATTTACCTGGTGGAGACATAATGACATTATTGATGAGAGAAGATATTCTTTCTGAAGATGTTGCACGCTTTTACATAGCTGAGAGCATTCTGGCAATCCACTCAATCCATCAGCACAATTATGTTCACAGGTAAGATATGTAAAACGGTACTGTGTATTTTTCAAGTTGGCACATTCA of the Euphorbia lathyris chromosome 7, ddEupLath1.1, whole genome shotgun sequence genome contains:
- the LOC136235542 gene encoding protein DCL homolog, chloroplastic, with the translated sequence MTSLFKPPPCLNLHAYSNPIFLHSSSPIFCFPFCRTTFLSSRLHALKTGSDGSDLIRKPVVSTGKELDVISEDEEEEEEEEHHGKRIYKDKEDEEWVDWEDQILEDTVPLVGFVRMILHSGKYENGDRLSPEHEVTILERLLPYHPEFKKKIGCGVDYITVGNHPDFETSRCMFIVRKDGQLIDFSYWKCIKGLIRKNYPLYADSFILRHFRRRRRS